Proteins encoded in a region of the Lentimicrobiaceae bacterium genome:
- a CDS encoding endonuclease/exonuclease/phosphatase family protein, whose amino-acid sequence EDLISTDALKNSGYGIIHKDSPDFRGIDVALLYKVNSFRVINVTYHNLYLDYDPDYRTRLQLCATGLLDNDTISIIVNHWPSRGNDEKYRVSAAQLTRKIVDSLYTVSSNARIFVIGDFNDDPVDRTILKVLGATGRDHKVEDKGLFNPMWKLFKRGIGSLAYRDSWNIFDQIIISKPLLDKKSKSWFFHKAHVFNKPYLIAKDGQYKGYPLRTYSYGIFINGYSDHLPVYVVIGKYVE is encoded by the coding sequence AGAAGATTTAATTTCAACCGATGCCTTAAAAAATTCGGGTTATGGAATTATTCATAAAGATTCGCCCGACTTTAGGGGCATTGATGTTGCCTTGCTTTATAAGGTAAACAGTTTTAGAGTTATAAATGTAACCTACCATAATTTATATTTGGATTACGACCCCGACTATCGTACCCGTTTGCAATTGTGCGCTACCGGTTTGTTAGACAACGATACCATAAGTATTATAGTTAACCATTGGCCATCAAGGGGCAACGACGAGAAATACAGAGTATCGGCTGCACAATTGACACGCAAAATAGTAGACTCGCTATATACGGTCAGCAGCAATGCCAGAATATTTGTTATAGGCGATTTTAACGACGACCCTGTTGATAGAACTATTTTGAAAGTGCTTGGAGCAACCGGAAGAGACCATAAGGTTGAAGATAAAGGACTCTTTAATCCCATGTGGAAATTGTTTAAAAGGGGTATAGGCTCGTTGGCATACAGAGATTCGTGGAATATTTTCGACCAAATAATAATCTCAAAACCCTTGTTGGATAAAAAAAGTAAATCGTGGTTTTTTCATAAAGCACACGTTTTTAATAAACCTTACTTAATAGCTAAAGACGGACAGTATAAAGGCTATCCGCTAAGAACTTACTCTTACGGCATCTTTATAAACGGCTATAGCGACCATTTACCTGTTTATGTAGTAATTGGCAAATATGTTGAATAA
- a CDS encoding DUF2795 domain-containing protein, with product MYWTLELASKLEDAPWPATKDELIDYCIRSGAPMEIVENLQEIEDEGEVYDNIEDLWPDYPSKEDFFFHEDEY from the coding sequence ATGTATTGGACACTTGAATTAGCATCGAAACTTGAAGATGCACCATGGCCCGCAACTAAAGACGAACTAATCGACTATTGCATTCGAAGTGGAGCTCCAATGGAAATTGTAGAAAACCTACAAGAAATAGAAGATGAGGGCGAAGTTTACGATAATATAGAAGATTTGTGGCCTGATTACCCATCTAAAGAAGATTTCTTCTTTCACGAAGATGAATATTAA
- a CDS encoding ATP-binding protein translates to MQFVYEVEAGNFTKAGNASSDFKKVLKQLNVPPQIIKRTVIALYEGEVNIVAHSLGGKIECEITPDHVVINLIDVGPGIPDIEKAMQEGYSTASAAVREMGFGAGMGLSNMKRNTDSMHITSSKEDGTTVTLKINLT, encoded by the coding sequence ATGCAATTTGTTTACGAAGTAGAAGCAGGGAATTTTACAAAAGCTGGGAATGCTTCCAGCGATTTTAAAAAAGTATTAAAACAACTTAACGTACCGCCGCAAATAATTAAACGTACTGTTATTGCTTTGTATGAAGGTGAAGTTAATATTGTCGCACATTCGTTGGGTGGAAAAATTGAATGCGAAATAACACCTGATCACGTAGTAATAAATCTAATAGACGTTGGACCCGGTATCCCTGATATAGAAAAAGCTATGCAAGAAGGTTATTCAACCGCAAGTGCAGCAGTTAGAGAAATGGGATTTGGAGCCGGTATGGGACTTAGCAATATGAAGAGAAACACAGATAGCATGCACATTACTAGCTCTAAAGAAGACGGAACAACAGTTACACTTAAAATTAACTTAACTTAA